In Actinomycetota bacterium, the following are encoded in one genomic region:
- a CDS encoding glycosyltransferase family 4 protein: MTADPAHEPPSPPGPGPRPGVLILNWRDTTHPEGGGSEVFVERVAAGLAAQGRPVTLFCAAHPGAPTGEQVGDVRVVRRGGRLTVYLHAWWAHLTGRLGGHEVVVDVQNGMPFFAALWCRRPLVVLVHHVHREQWRVVLPPLQARVGWWIESRLAPRLNRHARYVAVSDATRRELVGLGVAPAAVTVVHNGTALPGPAAAVPRTPYPSVCVLGRLVPHKRVELALEAAARIRPHLPELKVLVAGQGYWEPRLRETVERLGLQDAVELLGWVDEETKQRLLASSWALAMPSVKEGWGLAVLEAAASGTPTVAFRAAGGLRESVVHGTTGLLADDLEEFTRHLAWVLLNRHLRERLGEAARAHAARFTWPEAVAGFAAVLDAATAAHGQPADAQVPAGEEPAAGRATA, encoded by the coding sequence ATGACGGCCGATCCCGCGCACGAGCCTCCGAGCCCGCCCGGTCCCGGACCCCGGCCTGGCGTGCTCATCCTCAACTGGCGCGACACCACCCATCCCGAGGGTGGCGGCTCCGAGGTCTTCGTGGAGCGGGTCGCGGCCGGGCTGGCCGCGCAGGGCCGGCCGGTCACCCTGTTCTGCGCCGCCCACCCGGGCGCCCCCACCGGCGAGCAGGTCGGCGACGTCCGGGTTGTGCGCCGCGGCGGGCGGCTCACCGTGTACCTGCACGCCTGGTGGGCCCATCTCACCGGCCGCCTCGGCGGGCACGAGGTGGTGGTGGACGTTCAGAACGGCATGCCGTTCTTCGCCGCCCTGTGGTGCCGGCGGCCCCTGGTCGTCCTCGTCCACCACGTCCACCGGGAGCAGTGGCGGGTGGTCCTGCCGCCGCTCCAGGCGCGGGTCGGCTGGTGGATCGAGTCCCGGCTCGCCCCGCGGCTCAACCGGCACGCCCGCTACGTCGCCGTCTCCGACGCGACCCGCCGCGAGCTGGTCGGCCTGGGCGTCGCCCCCGCCGCGGTCACCGTGGTCCACAACGGCACGGCCCTGCCGGGCCCGGCCGCGGCCGTCCCCCGCACTCCCTACCCGTCGGTCTGCGTGCTCGGCCGCCTGGTCCCGCACAAGCGGGTCGAGCTCGCCCTGGAGGCCGCCGCCCGCATCCGCCCCCACCTGCCGGAGCTGAAGGTGCTGGTGGCCGGGCAGGGCTACTGGGAGCCGCGCCTGCGCGAGACGGTCGAGCGCCTCGGCCTCCAGGACGCGGTCGAGCTGCTCGGCTGGGTGGACGAGGAGACCAAGCAGCGGCTGCTGGCCAGCTCCTGGGCCCTGGCCATGCCGTCGGTCAAGGAGGGCTGGGGCCTGGCCGTGCTCGAGGCGGCGGCCAGCGGGACCCCGACGGTGGCCTTCCGGGCCGCCGGGGGGCTGCGCGAGTCGGTGGTGCATGGCACCACCGGCCTGCTCGCCGACGACCTGGAGGAGTTCACCCGCCACCTGGCCTGGGTCCTGCTCAACCGGCACCTGCGGGAGCGGCTCGGCGAGGCGGCCCGGGCCCATGCGGCCCGCTTCACCTGGCCCGAGGCGGTGGCCGGGTTCGCGGCGGTGCTGGACGCGGCGACCGCCGCCCACGGCCAGCCGGCGGACGCCCAGGTCCCCGCGGGGGAGGAGCCGGCCGCCGGCCGGGCGACCGCCTGA